Proteins encoded in a region of the Stieleria neptunia genome:
- the lpdA gene encoding dihydrolipoyl dehydrogenase, translated as MHSPVVVLGGGPGGYAAAFLAADEGLDVTIVEAEPRLGGTCLLRGCIPSKALLHVAKVIHEVDDLKANWGVEYPGKPSIDIDKVRARKDQVISNLTGGLGNLAKRRNVTVIQARGTFVNSTTLQLEGDHESIPVGGQLTFDHCILATGSVPAMPPAFNIGSDRVMDSTGALALADIPESMLVVGGGYIGLEMGSVYAHLGSKVTVVELAEGLLPGADRDLVKPLAKRIDKLCEGRVLTNTKVGSLTEVGDKIEVTFEGPAHFGHEQFDRVLVSIGRRPVTRGLGLENTSVVVNERGFVECDDRQRTADPHILAIGDVAGDPMLAHKATHEGRVAAEVLAGKAASFDKKAIPAVVFTDPEIAWAGITETEAKRDGVKVTVEVYPWAASGRAQALGITEGLTKWLVDPDSGRIIGCGIVGSGAGELIAEAVLAIEMGCEVHDVTESVHPHPTLSETLMNAGEVHFGTATEIFKPKRKPASVG; from the coding sequence ATGCATAGTCCCGTTGTTGTCTTGGGCGGTGGTCCCGGTGGTTATGCGGCCGCGTTTTTGGCCGCCGACGAAGGATTGGATGTCACGATTGTCGAAGCGGAACCCCGGCTCGGCGGGACCTGCTTGTTGCGCGGCTGTATCCCCAGCAAGGCGTTGTTGCACGTCGCCAAGGTGATCCACGAGGTGGACGACTTGAAAGCGAACTGGGGCGTGGAATATCCCGGCAAACCGTCGATCGACATCGACAAGGTGCGGGCCCGCAAGGACCAGGTGATTTCCAACCTGACCGGCGGGCTCGGCAATCTGGCCAAGCGTCGCAACGTCACCGTGATCCAGGCCCGCGGCACGTTTGTCAATTCGACCACGCTGCAATTGGAAGGCGACCACGAATCGATCCCCGTCGGCGGACAACTGACGTTTGACCATTGCATCCTGGCCACCGGCAGCGTCCCCGCGATGCCGCCGGCGTTCAACATCGGCAGCGACCGCGTGATGGACAGCACCGGCGCACTTGCGCTGGCGGACATCCCCGAATCGATGCTGGTCGTCGGCGGCGGCTACATCGGATTGGAAATGGGCAGCGTGTACGCCCATTTGGGGTCCAAGGTCACGGTCGTCGAATTGGCCGAGGGGCTGTTGCCGGGGGCGGATCGCGATCTCGTCAAACCGTTGGCCAAACGGATCGACAAACTTTGCGAGGGTCGCGTGCTGACCAACACCAAGGTCGGCTCGTTGACCGAAGTCGGCGACAAGATTGAGGTCACCTTTGAGGGGCCGGCCCATTTCGGGCATGAGCAATTCGATCGCGTGTTGGTCAGTATCGGCCGTCGTCCGGTGACCCGCGGCCTGGGCCTGGAAAACACGTCCGTCGTTGTCAACGAGCGGGGCTTCGTCGAATGCGACGACCGGCAACGCACGGCCGATCCGCACATCCTGGCCATCGGTGACGTCGCCGGGGATCCGATGCTGGCCCACAAAGCGACACACGAAGGCCGGGTGGCCGCCGAAGTTCTGGCCGGCAAAGCCGCCAGCTTTGACAAGAAAGCGATCCCGGCGGTCGTCTTCACCGACCCCGAAATCGCCTGGGCCGGCATCACCGAAACCGAAGCCAAGCGAGACGGGGTGAAAGTCACCGTCGAAGTCTATCCCTGGGCGGCGAGCGGTCGTGCCCAGGCGCTGGGGATCACCGAGGGGCTGACCAAGTGGCTCGTCGACCCGGACTCCGGACGCATCATCGGTTGCGGGATCGTCGGATCGGGGGCCGGTGAATTGATCGCCGAAGCCGTCTTGGCGATCGAAATGGGATGCGAAGTCCACGACGTGACCGAAAGCGTGCACCCGCACCCGACGCTCAGTGAAACATTGATGAACGCCGGTGAAGTGCACTTCGGCACCGCCACCGAAATCTTCAAACCCAAACGAAAACCTGCGTCGGTGGGTTAA
- the miaB gene encoding tRNA (N6-isopentenyl adenosine(37)-C2)-methylthiotransferase MiaB gives MTQRVYIKTVGCQMNVLDSEMVIADLKRHGYTVVDRHEDADCVLYNTCSVREHAEEKVYSALGKIRESKKDHPDKLIGVMGCMAQKDQEIIFKRAPYVDMVVGPGQLHTIPDLLTKLRNGEGRQMAISLGRKDDKQAVVARSHETFDPLRDPTMRPTPFQAYLRIQIGCDKFCTYCVVPNTRGPEQGRPPQQIVSEARVLAEQGCREITLLGQTVNSYKFSADGETTDMTSLLEMLHEVDGIERIKFVTNYPKDMTERLLVAVRDLPKVSPYLHVPAQSGSDDVLKRMKRGYTIAAYMEMFERIERILPEAAVSSDFIVGFCGETDEDFEKSVALVERCRFKNSFIFQYSVRPGTKAAERLEDDVPREVKAERNHRLLEVQNRIAKEENAKMIGREVQVLVEGPSKKAADADADSPAVQMTGRTPCDRIVVFDGNRRQAGQLLDIHVDDVSSHTLIGRVKTVDVVSIGL, from the coding sequence ATGACACAACGCGTCTACATCAAAACCGTCGGCTGCCAGATGAACGTGCTGGACAGCGAAATGGTCATCGCTGACTTGAAACGTCACGGCTACACCGTCGTGGACCGCCACGAAGACGCGGATTGTGTGTTGTACAACACCTGCAGCGTCCGCGAGCATGCCGAGGAAAAGGTCTACAGCGCGCTCGGCAAGATCCGTGAATCCAAGAAGGATCATCCGGACAAACTGATCGGTGTGATGGGCTGCATGGCCCAGAAGGATCAGGAGATCATTTTCAAACGTGCGCCTTACGTCGACATGGTCGTCGGTCCGGGGCAGCTGCACACGATCCCGGATCTGTTGACCAAGCTGCGAAACGGCGAAGGCCGTCAGATGGCGATCTCGCTGGGCCGCAAGGACGACAAGCAAGCCGTCGTCGCGCGGAGCCATGAAACGTTCGACCCGCTCCGTGACCCCACGATGCGGCCGACCCCGTTCCAGGCGTACCTGCGGATCCAGATCGGTTGCGATAAATTTTGCACCTACTGTGTCGTTCCTAACACGCGTGGCCCCGAGCAAGGTCGTCCGCCCCAGCAAATCGTCTCCGAGGCGCGCGTGCTGGCCGAACAGGGATGCCGCGAGATCACGTTGCTCGGTCAAACCGTCAACAGCTACAAGTTCTCTGCCGACGGCGAAACGACGGACATGACGTCGCTGTTGGAAATGCTGCACGAGGTCGACGGGATCGAGCGGATCAAGTTCGTCACCAATTACCCCAAAGACATGACCGAACGGTTGTTGGTCGCCGTCCGCGATCTGCCCAAGGTCTCACCGTATTTGCACGTTCCCGCCCAGAGCGGCAGCGACGACGTGCTCAAACGCATGAAACGCGGCTACACGATCGCCGCCTACATGGAGATGTTCGAGCGGATCGAGCGGATCTTGCCCGAGGCCGCGGTCAGCAGCGACTTCATCGTCGGGTTCTGCGGCGAGACCGACGAGGACTTTGAAAAATCCGTCGCGCTGGTCGAACGCTGCCGCTTCAAGAACAGCTTCATCTTCCAGTACAGCGTCCGGCCCGGTACCAAGGCTGCCGAGCGATTGGAAGACGACGTCCCGCGCGAGGTCAAAGCCGAGAGGAACCATCGCTTGCTGGAAGTCCAGAACCGGATCGCCAAAGAAGAAAACGCCAAAATGATCGGCCGCGAGGTCCAGGTGTTGGTCGAAGGCCCCAGCAAGAAAGCCGCCGACGCCGATGCGGACAGCCCCGCCGTTCAAATGACCGGGCGGACCCCTTGCGATCGCATCGTCGTGTTCGACGGCAACCGCCGCCAGGCTGGGCAATTGCTGGACATCCACGTCGACGACGTCAGCAGCCACACGTTGATCGGCCGTGTCAAAACGGTCGACGTCGTCTCGATCGGGTTGTAG
- a CDS encoding M16 family metallopeptidase — MSTSTESAADPSSRSEITTHPLPCGMTVLVQPMPWLRTAAFTLSLRSGIQTEPDNRAGLASMVCEMVQRGAGSFSSRDLVAIQDNLGMDRNSGVSTATASFGAAMPSESFAEALKLYADIVRRPHLPSDQIEDARMMMVQELRAVEDEPTQRVMKRVRELHYGSRLGRGNQGTMESLAAINSDDIRQFYQANYHAGGAILTVAGRVEADAVVRLAQEAFGDWRSEDFGDAPLPSGAAVYEHIQAASSQTHIAFAFPSIPYGHPDYFAMRAGIGILSDGMSSRLFDRVREKRGLCYTVSASCHSLINAGGVFGYAGTTPARAQETLDVTLGEIRNLPSDLEQSELDRWKVRIESGLIMEQESSASRASSLASDFYQIGRAMPTAELSEIIAALTLDDVKGYWEQHPPSDYRIVTLGPEKLNV; from the coding sequence ATGTCCACTTCCACCGAATCCGCCGCGGACCCATCCTCCCGCAGCGAGATCACGACGCATCCGCTGCCGTGCGGGATGACGGTTTTGGTCCAACCGATGCCTTGGCTTCGAACCGCGGCCTTCACGCTCTCGCTGCGCAGCGGCATTCAGACCGAGCCGGACAATCGAGCCGGGTTGGCGTCGATGGTCTGCGAGATGGTGCAGCGCGGGGCGGGCAGTTTCAGCAGCCGGGACCTGGTCGCGATCCAAGACAATCTGGGCATGGATCGCAACAGCGGTGTTTCGACGGCCACCGCATCCTTCGGCGCGGCGATGCCCAGCGAATCGTTTGCCGAAGCATTGAAACTGTATGCGGACATCGTCCGGCGGCCGCACCTGCCGTCGGATCAAATCGAAGATGCCCGGATGATGATGGTCCAGGAGCTGCGTGCGGTCGAAGACGAGCCGACACAGCGGGTGATGAAGCGTGTCCGCGAATTACACTACGGCTCACGTCTCGGGCGCGGCAACCAGGGAACTATGGAATCGTTGGCAGCGATCAACAGCGATGACATTCGGCAGTTTTATCAAGCCAATTATCACGCCGGCGGTGCGATCCTGACCGTCGCCGGGAGAGTCGAAGCCGACGCGGTGGTGCGGCTCGCCCAGGAAGCGTTCGGGGATTGGCGCAGCGAGGACTTTGGCGACGCCCCGTTGCCCAGCGGCGCGGCGGTGTATGAACACATCCAAGCGGCCAGCAGCCAAACCCACATCGCGTTCGCGTTCCCCAGCATCCCCTACGGTCACCCGGATTATTTCGCCATGCGTGCGGGCATCGGCATCTTGAGCGACGGGATGAGCAGCCGGCTGTTCGATCGCGTCCGTGAAAAACGCGGGCTGTGTTACACCGTCTCGGCGAGTTGTCATTCGCTGATCAACGCCGGCGGCGTGTTCGGCTATGCCGGAACCACTCCCGCCCGCGCCCAAGAAACATTGGATGTCACGTTGGGAGAGATCCGGAATCTGCCCAGCGACTTGGAGCAGAGCGAGCTGGATCGTTGGAAGGTTCGAATCGAAAGCGGGCTGATCATGGAACAGGAATCCAGTGCCTCCCGCGCCAGTTCCCTGGCCAGTGATTTTTATCAGATCGGCAGGGCGATGCCGACGGCCGAGCTCAGTGAGATCATCGCAGCGTTGACGCTCGATGACGTGAAGGGTTATTGGGAACAACACCCGCCGTCGGACTATCGAATCGTCACGCTCGGACCCGAAAAACTAAACGTTTAA